One window from the genome of Bdellovibrionales bacterium encodes:
- the trxB gene encoding thioredoxin-disulfide reductase, which yields MDQKVENLIIIGSGPAGLTSAIYSARARLEPLMIEGEEAGGQLMITTEVENYPGFEHGITGPELIAVMRKQAERFGTRFITRNVTKVDFSQRPFKVWVGEKLYLAKSIIVSTGASAQFLGLPSEKQYMSRGVSACATCDGAFFRNMDVGVVGGGDTAMEEAQFLTRFANKVYVIHRRDHFRASKIMAERTINNPKIEVLWNSAVDEVLGDGKNVTGVRLKNTENGSTKDLAMQGLFIAIGHKPTTGLFKGLLDMNETGYLVTKPGSTYTNIEGVFAAGDVQDHVYRQAITAAGTGCMAAIDCERWLESQAHG from the coding sequence ATGGATCAAAAAGTTGAAAATTTAATCATTATCGGATCAGGCCCAGCGGGACTCACTTCGGCGATTTACAGTGCGCGTGCGCGCTTGGAGCCGTTGATGATCGAAGGTGAAGAGGCTGGCGGCCAGTTGATGATCACAACAGAAGTAGAAAACTATCCTGGCTTCGAACACGGAATCACAGGACCGGAATTGATTGCTGTTATGAGAAAACAAGCAGAGCGCTTCGGCACTCGCTTCATTACTCGCAATGTAACGAAAGTGGATTTCTCTCAGCGCCCATTCAAGGTTTGGGTTGGTGAAAAACTTTACTTGGCAAAATCTATCATCGTTTCTACCGGTGCAAGTGCGCAGTTCCTCGGTTTGCCTTCAGAAAAACAATACATGAGTCGCGGAGTTTCTGCGTGCGCGACTTGTGATGGTGCTTTCTTCCGTAACATGGATGTCGGCGTTGTTGGTGGTGGTGATACGGCGATGGAAGAAGCGCAATTCCTAACTCGTTTCGCGAACAAGGTTTACGTGATTCATCGTCGCGATCATTTCCGCGCTTCAAAAATCATGGCTGAAAGAACTATCAACAATCCAAAAATCGAAGTTCTTTGGAACTCAGCTGTCGACGAAGTTTTGGGTGATGGCAAAAACGTCACCGGCGTTCGCTTGAAAAATACGGAGAATGGCTCGACTAAAGACTTGGCAATGCAAGGTCTTTTCATTGCTATCGGACATAAACCGACGACGGGCCTATTCAAAGGTCTATTGGATATGAATGAAACAGGGTACTTGGTGACCAAACCCGGTTCAACGTATACAAATATTGAAGGTGTCTTTGCTGCCGGAGACGTGCAAGATCACGTCTATCGCCAAGCTATTACTGCAGCAGGAACCGGATGTATGGCAGCCATCGACTGTGAAAGATGGTTGGAGTCACAAGCTCACGGATAG
- the dbpA gene encoding ATP-dependent RNA helicase DbpA produces the protein MPTNDFRSLNLSPALLQVIEGMGFTEMTPIQAGSIPALLQGKDLIGQSHTGSGKTAAFIIPILQKIQIETREPQALILCPTRELCDQVLKECRKFAKAFPGLQTVALIGGQPYPPQTQALNNGVHVIVGTPGRTLEHLRKNQLQVGKLKTLVLDEADRMLDEGFADEMTAIIDELPEKKQTIFFSATFPESIEALSRKYQKDAVRVTIDKSTQASPQIKQYVYQAENPEKTDTLIRILQRHPSNCTIVFCRTKATVDEIGEKLEKMKVSSQVLHGDLTQPERDRATSLFRNGSARILVATDVAARGLDIEKLELVVNVDLPINSEVYIHRIGRTGRAGREGTAVSIATAFEALKIVEIEKATGVKMIRQNLGFENQHGLGAEFQKTSTKTIQIAGGKLDKLRPGDILGALTAQPGALIAADIGKIEIHERFSLVAITTQVADKALEKLRNSKIKGKKFKSYFA, from the coding sequence ATGCCAACGAATGATTTTCGCTCTCTTAATTTATCTCCGGCTCTTTTACAGGTGATTGAAGGCATGGGTTTCACTGAAATGACGCCCATTCAGGCAGGAAGCATTCCGGCTTTGCTTCAAGGTAAAGACCTAATTGGTCAGTCCCACACGGGCAGTGGTAAGACGGCGGCTTTTATCATTCCGATCTTGCAGAAAATCCAGATTGAAACGCGTGAACCTCAGGCATTGATCCTTTGTCCCACGCGTGAACTATGTGATCAGGTGTTGAAAGAATGCCGTAAGTTTGCAAAAGCCTTTCCAGGATTGCAAACTGTCGCACTCATTGGCGGTCAGCCTTATCCTCCGCAGACTCAGGCTTTGAATAACGGCGTGCATGTGATTGTCGGGACTCCGGGGCGTACGTTAGAGCATCTCAGAAAAAATCAGCTTCAAGTTGGTAAATTAAAAACTTTGGTTTTGGATGAAGCAGATCGCATGTTGGATGAAGGTTTTGCTGATGAGATGACGGCCATCATTGACGAATTGCCTGAGAAGAAACAAACGATCTTTTTCTCTGCGACATTTCCCGAGTCGATCGAAGCCCTGAGCCGCAAGTATCAGAAAGATGCTGTGCGCGTGACGATTGATAAATCGACACAGGCATCTCCACAGATTAAACAATATGTCTACCAAGCCGAGAATCCTGAAAAGACTGATACTTTGATTCGAATTTTGCAGCGCCATCCTTCGAATTGCACGATCGTATTTTGCCGTACAAAAGCCACCGTGGATGAGATCGGCGAGAAGCTCGAGAAGATGAAAGTGAGCAGCCAAGTTTTGCACGGGGATCTGACTCAGCCAGAGCGCGATCGGGCTACGTCACTTTTCCGTAATGGCAGTGCGCGAATTCTTGTCGCTACCGATGTCGCCGCTCGTGGACTTGATATTGAAAAGCTTGAACTCGTGGTGAATGTCGATTTGCCGATTAATTCTGAGGTTTACATTCATCGCATCGGTCGCACGGGCCGGGCAGGGCGTGAAGGAACCGCGGTTTCTATTGCCACAGCCTTTGAAGCTCTGAAGATTGTTGAAATTGAAAAGGCCACAGGTGTAAAAATGATTCGTCAAAACTTGGGTTTTGAGAACCAACATGGTTTAGGGGCTGAATTTCAAAAGACATCGACGAAGACAATCCAAATCGCAGGTGGAAAGCTCGATAAGCTGCGCCCTGGGGATATCTTGGGGGCTTTGACGGCTCAGCCGGGCGCGCTGATCGCTGCTGATATTGGAAAAATTGAAATTCACGAGCGCTTTAGTCTCGTTGCAATTACGACCCAGGTTGCAGACAAAGCTCTTGAGAAATTGCGAAACTCAAAAATCAAAGGCAAAAAATTTAAGAGCTACTTTGCTTAA
- a CDS encoding (2Fe-2S)-binding protein: MPTIRFKKNRPPIEVPVGAVLMRSLLDAGLPVASSCNSDGVCAKCGIRIVEGMENLSEPNATELFLKEKNNIRAGFRISCQTQVLGDVTVDAGYW; the protein is encoded by the coding sequence ATGCCGACAATTCGTTTCAAGAAAAACCGACCGCCCATTGAAGTTCCAGTAGGAGCGGTGTTGATGCGCTCCCTATTGGATGCGGGATTGCCGGTGGCGTCGTCGTGCAATTCCGATGGGGTTTGTGCGAAATGCGGAATCCGCATTGTTGAGGGCATGGAAAACTTGTCAGAACCCAACGCGACGGAGCTCTTTCTCAAAGAAAAGAACAACATCCGCGCTGGGTTTCGAATCAGTTGTCAGACACAGGTTTTAGGCGATGTCACCGTCGATGCCGGTTATTGGTAG
- a CDS encoding sulfite exporter TauE/SafE family protein gives MEFLGYVSSVLMGMVLGLIGGGGSILTVPILVYLFAQTPTLATGSSLFVVGSTAFAGAMSFIKAGTVRVKESLLFAVPSIVGVLGARKIIFPLIPQRIFLFDDVVLSKDILLMILFAALMLIASLKMLRAPGATQERGQDLNVFQLVSQGLFVGLVTGFIGAGGGFLIVPALVFVLGFRMQEAIGTSLLIIAGNSLIGFLVTMEEIEGLRWSILLPVTLLAIAGMFLGKRFQGSFSEAQLKKSFGIFVLLIGSFILADQVVRMIS, from the coding sequence ATGGAGTTCCTTGGATATGTTAGCAGCGTTCTTATGGGAATGGTGCTTGGCCTGATTGGCGGCGGCGGTTCTATATTAACGGTTCCGATCCTAGTATATCTTTTTGCGCAAACTCCCACTTTGGCCACGGGCAGTTCGCTCTTTGTTGTCGGATCCACAGCATTTGCAGGTGCGATGAGTTTCATCAAGGCCGGTACGGTCAGAGTTAAAGAAAGCTTGTTATTTGCGGTGCCGAGTATTGTCGGAGTTTTAGGAGCTCGAAAGATAATTTTTCCCCTAATACCTCAGAGAATCTTTCTTTTCGATGATGTAGTGCTGAGTAAAGATATTCTTCTGATGATTTTGTTCGCAGCCTTGATGCTGATTGCCTCTCTGAAGATGCTTCGGGCGCCTGGAGCAACTCAGGAGCGTGGGCAGGATTTAAATGTTTTTCAGTTAGTGTCCCAAGGTTTGTTTGTTGGATTGGTAACCGGGTTTATCGGTGCCGGTGGGGGCTTTCTCATTGTACCGGCACTTGTCTTTGTTTTAGGTTTCAGAATGCAAGAAGCCATAGGGACCTCTTTACTAATTATCGCTGGTAATTCCCTGATAGGGTTTTTGGTAACCATGGAAGAGATTGAAGGATTGCGCTGGAGTATTCTTCTGCCTGTCACCCTGTTGGCCATAGCAGGAATGTTTTTGGGAAAACGCTTTCAAGGGAGCTTTTCAGAGGCTCAGTTGAAGAAGTCTTTTGGCATCTTTGTACTTTTGATCGGCTCATTCATTCTGGCGGATCAAGTTGTACGAATGATCTCTTAG
- a CDS encoding YeeE/YedE family protein produces the protein MSRSIVAFIVGVIFALGLGLGGMTQPQKIISFLDVTAWDPSLLFVMVGAVGVHSLLYPLVRRRKSPLLDSQFHVPESRHISRHLILGSLIFGIGWGLGGYCPGPAVVSMASGQAAAFVFVAMMLIGMFAYHFSEKFLGRLK, from the coding sequence ATGAGTCGATCTATTGTTGCTTTTATTGTAGGTGTAATTTTCGCTCTTGGTTTGGGTTTAGGTGGCATGACACAGCCTCAGAAGATCATCAGCTTTCTGGATGTGACCGCATGGGATCCATCGCTCTTATTCGTCATGGTCGGAGCTGTGGGCGTGCACAGTTTGCTTTATCCGTTGGTACGCCGAAGAAAATCACCTTTGCTGGATAGTCAGTTTCATGTTCCGGAAAGTCGGCATATCAGCAGACACTTAATTTTAGGTTCTTTGATTTTTGGTATTGGTTGGGGCCTCGGCGGTTATTGTCCTGGCCCTGCGGTTGTTTCAATGGCCTCGGGCCAAGCGGCGGCGTTTGTCTTCGTAGCCATGATGCTTATTGGAATGTTTGCTTATCATTTTTCTGAGAAATTTCTTGGTCGATTAAAATAG
- a CDS encoding YeeE/YedE family protein — translation MMDAVWKPLLGGALIGGAVTLMLLFNGRVTGISGIINSALVKPQKDSGWRWSFIAGLVLGGIILAMTNTEVFSNTTGHSLFQTAVAGILVGFGTVMGSGCTSGHGVCGVSRFSIRSILATVTFIAGGLLTVTLVKWFL, via the coding sequence ATTATGGATGCAGTTTGGAAGCCCCTTTTAGGAGGGGCGCTCATTGGCGGGGCCGTGACTTTGATGCTGCTGTTTAATGGCCGGGTGACTGGTATTAGCGGCATCATCAATAGCGCTCTGGTAAAACCGCAAAAAGATTCGGGATGGAGATGGTCCTTTATCGCCGGCTTAGTTCTTGGTGGAATTATTTTGGCGATGACAAATACAGAAGTATTTTCAAATACGACCGGCCACAGTCTTTTTCAAACTGCAGTTGCGGGCATTCTTGTGGGTTTCGGCACTGTCATGGGAAGCGGATGTACAAGTGGTCATGGAGTTTGTGGGGTTAGTCGCTTCTCGATACGTTCCATTTTAGCGACGGTCACATTTATCGCGGGCGGTCTTTTAACGGTAACTTTAGTAAAGTGGTTTCTCTAA
- a CDS encoding MBL fold metallo-hydrolase: protein MSKPMTFHQLYESETGTYTYLLADPETKEAVLIDPVLEKVERDLTLVQEYGYRLKYVLDTHIHADHITGAGEIRKRTGAQSVVSEKAHVDCVDIKITDGQELHFGRYTLKALETPGHTDSCMSYYIDGKIFTGDALLIRGTGRTDFQQGSSAKLYDSITGKLFALPDDTVVYPGHDYRGQTTSSIEMEKKYNPRIGGGKTKEQFVQIMSELKLAQPKKIHEAVPANLSCGILKPSDHLQPNIVDGIPEVLPAQVLEHLQKVEVIDVRRSEEFTGELGHIQGAKLVTLGKDLENFLGTIDRNADLVFVCRSGGRSGEATRLSQQLGFKNTMNMKGGMLAWNEQKLPTVRF, encoded by the coding sequence ATGTCTAAACCAATGACCTTTCATCAACTCTACGAAAGTGAAACAGGTACTTATACCTATTTATTAGCAGATCCAGAAACGAAAGAGGCCGTGCTCATTGATCCCGTGCTCGAGAAAGTTGAGCGAGATCTTACTCTCGTTCAAGAGTATGGATACCGTCTCAAGTACGTCTTAGACACTCATATTCATGCAGATCATATTACCGGAGCCGGGGAAATTCGCAAACGCACCGGAGCCCAGTCCGTTGTTTCTGAGAAGGCCCATGTAGATTGTGTCGATATAAAAATCACTGACGGGCAGGAGTTGCATTTTGGACGTTATACCTTAAAAGCTCTTGAAACTCCCGGCCATACTGATAGCTGCATGAGCTACTACATTGATGGAAAAATCTTTACAGGAGATGCCCTTCTTATTCGCGGTACTGGCCGTACTGATTTTCAGCAGGGATCTTCTGCCAAACTCTATGACAGTATCACCGGAAAACTTTTTGCTTTGCCTGATGATACGGTGGTTTATCCAGGACATGATTACAGAGGGCAAACGACCTCGAGTATTGAAATGGAGAAGAAATACAATCCGCGTATTGGCGGTGGAAAAACTAAAGAGCAGTTCGTGCAAATTATGTCGGAATTAAAGCTAGCTCAGCCAAAAAAGATTCATGAGGCGGTTCCTGCAAATCTTAGTTGTGGCATTTTGAAGCCTTCTGACCATTTGCAGCCAAATATTGTCGATGGAATTCCTGAGGTTTTGCCGGCGCAGGTCCTTGAACATCTCCAAAAAGTAGAAGTCATCGATGTGCGTAGGTCCGAAGAGTTCACCGGAGAGCTTGGTCACATCCAGGGGGCAAAACTCGTGACTCTGGGTAAAGATTTAGAAAATTTTTTGGGAACTATTGATAGAAATGCTGACCTAGTTTTTGTCTGCCGTAGCGGCGGGCGCTCCGGAGAGGCCACGCGATTGAGTCAGCAATTGGGCTTTAAAAATACGATGAATATGAAAGGCGGAATGCTCGCTTGGAATGAGCAAAAGCTACCGACGGTGCGTTTTTAA
- a CDS encoding winged helix-turn-helix transcriptional regulator, translating into MKKDKNQILTEKCDEVAGLLKYLSHPQRLILLCQIADSPKTVGDLQELCGMSQSLTSQFLAKMKAEGLISSQKDGKFVTYRIEDDRVAKVINSLSKIFCE; encoded by the coding sequence ATGAAGAAAGACAAAAATCAGATCCTTACCGAGAAATGTGATGAAGTAGCCGGGTTGCTAAAATACCTTTCGCATCCCCAACGCCTTATATTGTTATGTCAAATTGCCGACTCGCCGAAAACGGTCGGTGACTTGCAAGAGCTTTGTGGAATGTCGCAATCACTGACTTCGCAGTTCTTAGCAAAAATGAAAGCAGAAGGTCTGATCTCGTCACAAAAGGATGGCAAGTTTGTGACCTACCGAATTGAAGATGATCGAGTAGCGAAAGTTATTAATTCTTTAAGTAAAATTTTTTGTGAATAG
- a CDS encoding YeeE/YedE family protein — translation MKNVLAAFVVGLLFALGLGISGMTQPQKVIGFLDMDAWDPSLIFVMIGAVGIHALFYPLIIKRNKPVLDDKFYIPENKSVTAALVAGAFIFGVGWAIGGFCPGPAIVSLASGQSSAFIFVAMMLLGMTVYYGFAKLFPHEK, via the coding sequence ATGAAAAACGTCCTAGCAGCATTTGTTGTTGGATTGTTATTTGCGCTGGGCCTTGGGATCTCCGGAATGACCCAGCCGCAAAAGGTGATCGGCTTTTTGGACATGGATGCGTGGGATCCGTCTTTGATTTTTGTCATGATCGGCGCCGTCGGCATTCATGCTTTGTTTTACCCACTCATTATAAAACGCAACAAACCTGTATTGGACGATAAGTTCTATATTCCTGAAAACAAGTCTGTGACCGCGGCGCTTGTCGCCGGGGCCTTTATTTTTGGTGTCGGCTGGGCGATCGGGGGATTTTGTCCAGGCCCCGCGATTGTGTCATTGGCTTCCGGTCAATCATCAGCTTTCATCTTTGTTGCGATGATGCTACTGGGAATGACTGTCTACTATGGCTTCGCCAAACTTTTCCCGCATGAAAAGTGA
- a CDS encoding YeeE/YedE family protein: MVNALFGGVLIGSAVTLMLWLNGRVTGISGIIDGLLSRKVAGKSWRLAFLAGLLAGGIVLYLLNPFFFVNHSDRSLWQVGLAGFLVGFGTLLGSGCTSGHGVCGVSRWSTRSLVATVVFIAAGMFVASVVL, translated from the coding sequence ATGGTTAATGCATTGTTTGGCGGAGTACTTATCGGATCGGCAGTGACGCTAATGTTGTGGCTGAACGGCCGCGTGACGGGTATTAGCGGCATTATCGACGGGCTTTTGTCTCGCAAAGTCGCCGGTAAATCCTGGCGATTGGCCTTCCTGGCGGGGCTCTTAGCCGGTGGCATTGTTTTATATCTTTTGAATCCTTTCTTTTTTGTAAACCACAGTGATCGTAGTTTGTGGCAAGTGGGTTTGGCCGGTTTTTTAGTCGGCTTCGGAACTTTGCTTGGTAGTGGTTGTACAAGTGGGCATGGAGTTTGTGGTGTTAGTAGGTGGTCCACTCGTTCTTTGGTAGCAACGGTCGTTTTTATAGCGGCAGGCATGTTTGTCGCGAGCGTGGTGTTATGA
- a CDS encoding tRNA (guanine-N7)-methyltransferase, whose amino-acid sequence MSETFHRPKINLTRTLPVPNAYTTALDGEYSHIAFNEERAPLNKGKWRSDVFKADESIPMDLEIGTGAGHHFAHYSHKNPHRLVVGLELKYKPLIQSIRRAVVGGAKNAAIARYHAFNIDELFTEGEINNVFIHFPDPWTSPKKPKNRVVNVRILDWLYKMQRPGSFIEFKTDSRVYFLWALEEIKQSKYKVVYETLNLHATDSEYKAQNFMTGFEKIFVKQGIEINYIRLLKE is encoded by the coding sequence ATGTCTGAAACTTTCCATCGTCCTAAAATCAATCTCACTCGCACTTTGCCCGTTCCAAATGCCTATACAACGGCTTTGGACGGAGAGTACTCCCATATTGCTTTTAACGAAGAGCGCGCGCCTTTGAACAAAGGCAAGTGGCGCAGTGACGTGTTTAAAGCTGATGAGAGCATACCGATGGACCTTGAGATTGGAACAGGCGCTGGTCACCACTTTGCACATTACAGCCACAAAAACCCGCATCGTTTGGTTGTAGGGCTGGAACTCAAATACAAGCCTTTGATTCAATCGATCCGCCGTGCTGTCGTTGGCGGCGCGAAGAATGCGGCGATTGCCCGCTATCATGCTTTTAATATCGACGAGTTATTTACTGAAGGCGAAATCAATAACGTCTTTATTCATTTCCCAGATCCTTGGACAAGCCCGAAAAAACCGAAAAACCGCGTGGTCAATGTGCGTATTTTGGATTGGCTTTACAAGATGCAAAGACCGGGCTCTTTCATCGAGTTCAAAACAGATTCACGCGTATATTTCTTATGGGCGCTCGAAGAAATCAAACAGAGCAAGTACAAAGTCGTTTATGAGACCTTGAATTTGCATGCGACGGATTCAGAATACAAAGCTCAGAACTTTATGACTGGTTTTGAAAAGATCTTTGTTAAGCAGGGCATTGAAATTAATTACATTCGTTTACTCAAAGAATAA
- a CDS encoding cation transporter → MTFTSNSQSGLTSDRARNKAAWISFIASVFIFGMKVGAYYYTNSAAVLSDALESTVNVVASLVALIVVRIAARPADEDHPYGHGKLEYFSAAFEGGLIFFAALMIIRESLQTLFFGSEARHLESGFLIMGLAAIFNLVLGIYLKRTGEKEQSDALKASGAHVISDVWTTVGVLAGLALLIATGWQWLDAAIAILVGLNLAYEGYKIARKSGGNLVDEVDLEVLKDLAVALEKNRNSGIIDIHQLRTIRSGRFHHVDAHLVIPEYWNISQAHNVCDDFEAEVVRDYAFDGEIAFHLDPCKRAYCKMCTVEACPIRQTPFESRNPFTVESLTGSPNIK, encoded by the coding sequence ATGACATTCACGTCCAATTCTCAAAGTGGCCTGACTAGTGACCGTGCCCGAAACAAAGCGGCCTGGATTTCGTTTATAGCGAGCGTTTTCATTTTCGGAATGAAAGTGGGCGCTTACTATTACACGAATTCAGCGGCGGTTTTGTCAGACGCACTTGAGAGCACGGTGAATGTCGTGGCGTCTTTAGTTGCTTTGATTGTTGTGCGTATTGCCGCACGCCCAGCCGATGAAGATCACCCATATGGTCATGGCAAGCTCGAGTATTTCTCGGCGGCCTTTGAGGGTGGTTTGATTTTCTTCGCAGCTTTGATGATCATTCGTGAGTCATTGCAGACTTTGTTTTTTGGCTCCGAGGCCCGTCATCTGGAATCGGGTTTCTTGATTATGGGTCTTGCTGCGATTTTTAATCTCGTGCTTGGAATTTATCTCAAACGGACGGGTGAAAAAGAACAATCCGATGCTTTGAAAGCTAGCGGCGCGCATGTCATTTCCGATGTGTGGACGACGGTCGGTGTTCTGGCGGGGTTAGCGCTTTTGATTGCGACAGGATGGCAGTGGTTGGATGCGGCGATCGCGATCCTAGTCGGTTTGAATCTGGCTTATGAAGGATATAAAATCGCGCGCAAATCCGGTGGAAACCTTGTTGATGAAGTGGATCTAGAGGTGTTGAAAGATCTGGCGGTGGCACTCGAGAAAAACCGTAACTCGGGAATTATTGACATCCATCAATTGCGTACCATTCGCTCGGGCCGCTTTCATCACGTCGATGCCCATTTGGTGATTCCGGAGTACTGGAATATCTCTCAAGCGCATAATGTTTGTGATGATTTTGAAGCCGAAGTGGTGCGCGATTATGCCTTTGATGGTGAGATCGCCTTCCACCTGGATCCGTGTAAACGGGCCTACTGCAAAATGTGCACGGTCGAAGCCTGCCCCATCCGCCAAACCCCATTTGAGAGCAGAAATCCATTTACAGTGGAGTCATTAACAGGTAGTCCGAATATCAAATAA
- a CDS encoding diguanylate cyclase codes for MVRESATKDPRERKILVIDDDTDSREIILEPLRWEHYDARGVASGQEALKLMETWVPNIIILDWMIPGMSGLQILQTVRSQHPHVSCIFISGNSSTESIIEALDSGSDDYIIKPFVPLELLARIRTHFRIRDLHSQLLFANERLKELVDTDDLTGLYNMRSLYQRLDFELERGKRFGRDVCVVMMDMDYFKTVNDGHDHLFGSYVLSEVGKIIKINTRNIDIPARYGGDEFLVVLMEVDHRGAMLFCERLRKAVEGRTFASGDDKIQLTLSLGFAITVPGENITARELVRRADHALYEAKHAGRNQTRFYTPETDKVRELRPKPTMPRKKASGG; via the coding sequence ATGGTACGTGAGAGCGCAACGAAGGATCCTAGAGAGCGAAAAATTCTTGTTATTGATGATGATACCGACAGCCGGGAAATCATTCTCGAGCCATTGCGTTGGGAACATTACGATGCCCGCGGCGTCGCTTCGGGACAAGAAGCTTTGAAGCTCATGGAAACGTGGGTCCCGAATATTATCATTCTGGATTGGATGATCCCGGGGATGTCGGGTCTTCAAATTTTGCAAACGGTGAGGTCGCAACACCCTCACGTATCTTGTATTTTTATCTCTGGAAATTCGAGCACAGAATCAATCATCGAGGCCCTGGATTCAGGTTCCGATGATTACATCATCAAACCGTTTGTGCCGCTCGAGCTCTTGGCGCGGATCCGTACACATTTCCGTATCCGCGATCTTCACTCGCAACTGCTTTTTGCCAATGAACGCCTTAAAGAACTCGTTGATACTGACGATCTGACCGGTCTCTACAACATGCGTTCGTTGTATCAACGCCTTGATTTCGAGTTGGAGCGCGGCAAGCGTTTCGGCCGTGACGTGTGCGTTGTCATGATGGACATGGACTATTTTAAAACCGTCAATGACGGCCATGACCACTTGTTTGGAAGTTATGTTCTTTCCGAAGTGGGCAAGATTATTAAAATCAACACTCGAAATATCGATATTCCGGCGCGCTACGGTGGCGACGAATTTTTGGTTGTTTTGATGGAAGTCGACCACAGAGGGGCGATGCTTTTCTGTGAACGCTTGCGTAAAGCTGTCGAAGGCAGAACCTTTGCCAGCGGTGACGACAAAATTCAGCTGACACTGTCTTTGGGCTTCGCGATTACAGTTCCTGGGGAAAACATTACGGCACGAGAGCTTGTTCGTCGTGCTGACCATGCGCTTTATGAAGCCAAGCACGCAGGCCGTAACCAAACACGTTTTTACACTCCTGAGACCGACAAAGTGCGGGAGCTTCGTCCGAAGCCAACCATGCCTCGTAAAAAGGCATCCGGCGGATAA